From the Ruania alkalisoli genome, one window contains:
- a CDS encoding universal stress protein → MIVAGFIATAEGRAALEAGVAEAGRRQEDLTVLVHAPRGAEPSDLDGAVQEARSAVEGMTADVRTVALGDDVAEVLMSTAEEVDASVIVIGLRRRSPLGKLILGSNAQRILLDSPCPVLAVKPERVDSGR, encoded by the coding sequence GTGATCGTGGCCGGATTCATCGCAACTGCCGAAGGGCGCGCAGCGCTCGAGGCCGGAGTCGCCGAGGCCGGGCGTCGGCAGGAGGACCTGACAGTCCTCGTGCATGCCCCTCGTGGAGCAGAACCCTCGGATCTGGACGGAGCCGTCCAGGAGGCGCGATCGGCAGTGGAAGGCATGACCGCCGACGTACGGACCGTGGCTCTCGGCGATGATGTGGCTGAGGTGCTCATGAGTACCGCAGAGGAGGTCGACGCGAGCGTGATCGTGATCGGACTCCGCCGCAGGTCCCCGCTGGGCAAACTCATCCTGGGGTCCAACGCGCAGCGCATCCTGCTGGACTCCCCGTGCCCGGTGCTGGCCGTCAAGCCAGAGCGAGTCGACAGCGGAAGATGA
- a CDS encoding DUF4192 domain-containing protein has translation MYFEDHTHESAVQSPELAAQLTTIGIDVHDPVDVLSWVPYLLGFRPHESIVLIGVHTGSEGSGTGLVVRFDLADLDDPHVQADVMQHLARDGADHVLCVIVTEEPWDETLRFGGRSGRALRWWLQSSVADARSTWLLATRAFRCVECGRTPCCPVGGRPASVLDHSAVTAAFVYQGRSYVSCREDLAAQVDVAAPGRRSASAAAARHLRRNGLGAQCWRPESSARWLELVDMVAGPVAEAAQPHGQCPEPALVGKVLAGLTDPWVRDGVLLWVVTGRMLEDEERTDALADVFSGVLRPSVPRVDVALQAMTLLASHATRRWRVAPLAAASWVAWWSGDGAQAAVLLERVRSLDLDHSLGEVMTSVLAAGIAPGWARTVTDASA, from the coding sequence ATGTACTTCGAGGACCACACACACGAATCCGCCGTTCAATCACCTGAGCTAGCAGCGCAACTGACCACGATCGGCATTGACGTGCATGATCCGGTCGATGTGCTCTCCTGGGTGCCCTACCTGCTTGGCTTCAGGCCGCACGAGTCGATCGTCCTGATCGGCGTGCACACGGGGTCGGAAGGATCTGGAACGGGGCTCGTCGTCCGGTTCGACCTGGCCGATCTGGACGACCCGCACGTACAAGCTGACGTGATGCAGCACCTGGCCCGGGACGGGGCGGATCACGTGCTCTGCGTCATCGTGACCGAAGAGCCGTGGGACGAGACTCTCCGGTTCGGTGGACGGAGCGGGAGAGCGCTGCGCTGGTGGCTGCAGAGTTCAGTAGCTGATGCGCGCAGCACGTGGCTGCTCGCGACTCGGGCATTCCGGTGCGTCGAGTGTGGCCGGACTCCGTGTTGCCCCGTGGGTGGACGACCAGCATCCGTGCTGGACCACTCCGCAGTGACCGCAGCGTTCGTCTACCAGGGGCGCTCCTACGTCTCATGTCGAGAGGATCTGGCGGCGCAGGTCGATGTCGCCGCCCCTGGGCGCAGGTCGGCGAGTGCGGCGGCGGCACGACATCTCCGGCGCAACGGGCTCGGTGCGCAGTGCTGGCGGCCAGAGTCGTCAGCACGCTGGCTGGAACTGGTCGACATGGTCGCCGGCCCGGTCGCCGAAGCCGCGCAGCCGCATGGTCAGTGCCCCGAACCTGCCCTGGTGGGGAAGGTCCTGGCAGGACTGACCGATCCCTGGGTGCGAGACGGTGTGCTCCTCTGGGTCGTGACCGGACGGATGCTCGAGGACGAGGAACGGACCGATGCCCTGGCGGACGTGTTCTCGGGCGTGCTTCGCCCCTCAGTTCCTCGAGTTGACGTCGCACTGCAGGCGATGACTCTCCTTGCCTCACATGCCACGCGCCGCTGGCGTGTGGCGCCTTTGGCGGCGGCATCGTGGGTCGCGTGGTGGTCCGGTGACGGCGCACAGGCTGCTGTTCTGCTTGAACGTGTGCGATCGCTCGACCTCGATCACAGTCTCGGGGAGGTGATGACATCGGTGCTTGCGGCCGGAATCGCACCAGGCTGGGCCCGCACTGTGACTGACGCGTCGGCGTGA
- a CDS encoding polyprenyl synthetase family protein: MTTDSVNLNSAYERLESIRTAVSARVLASFEETVAAHEVIGPEIQPLIAVARSLLPGGKRLRAGFTAAGWCAFGGQFDAEEVVAAGAGVELFQAAALVHDDIIDDSHTRRGIEAAHLQLARLHQHHHLTGDGPRFGRAGAILLGDLLLVAAVREFDRALDGLGGNARGSASRIVTEMMAGVTLGQYLDIYAQSAQEVEDPAVVLDRAERVLRAKSARYSVEQPLCLGAAMAGGEAEDIRRCAAIGVPIGEAFQLRDDLLGVFGDPDVTGKPAADDLREGKRTVLVAIALERAVPEDATRLRAALGDAALSGQQVHALRSIITGTGAPAVVESMIRTRTDVGLGALEDAQLAPEAVAMVRTLAAAAVARSS, encoded by the coding sequence GTGACCACCGACTCCGTGAACCTCAACTCGGCGTATGAACGTCTGGAATCGATACGCACCGCCGTGTCCGCGCGAGTACTCGCCAGCTTCGAGGAGACTGTCGCGGCGCACGAGGTCATCGGGCCAGAGATCCAGCCGCTCATAGCGGTCGCACGGTCGCTGCTACCGGGAGGAAAGCGTCTGCGGGCGGGATTCACCGCAGCGGGCTGGTGCGCCTTCGGCGGGCAGTTCGATGCCGAAGAGGTCGTGGCCGCCGGCGCCGGTGTTGAACTGTTCCAGGCTGCGGCTCTCGTCCACGACGACATCATCGACGATTCACATACCCGCCGCGGAATCGAGGCCGCTCATCTCCAGCTTGCCCGGCTGCACCAGCACCACCACCTGACCGGAGACGGCCCCAGATTCGGTCGTGCCGGAGCAATCCTCTTGGGTGACCTCCTGCTCGTAGCGGCTGTTCGCGAGTTCGACCGTGCCCTCGACGGCCTGGGCGGGAACGCTCGCGGAAGCGCCTCGCGGATCGTCACCGAGATGATGGCAGGTGTCACATTGGGCCAGTATCTGGACATCTACGCGCAGTCAGCGCAGGAGGTCGAGGACCCCGCCGTCGTCCTCGACCGGGCAGAGCGAGTCCTTCGTGCCAAGTCAGCTCGTTACAGCGTGGAGCAGCCTCTATGCCTGGGTGCGGCGATGGCGGGCGGCGAGGCGGAGGACATTCGCCGATGCGCCGCGATAGGCGTTCCGATCGGCGAGGCGTTCCAGCTCAGGGACGACCTCCTGGGAGTCTTCGGTGATCCGGACGTGACCGGAAAGCCTGCCGCGGACGACCTGCGTGAAGGCAAGCGAACGGTTCTCGTCGCCATCGCCCTCGAGCGGGCCGTACCCGAGGATGCAACCAGGCTGCGCGCGGCCCTGGGCGATGCGGCACTGTCCGGCCAACAGGTTCACGCGCTCCGTTCGATCATCACCGGTACCGGCGCGCCTGCCGTGGTGGAGTCCATGATCCGGACTCGTACCGACGTCGGCTTGGGCGCGCTCGAGGACGCTCAGCTCGCGCCTGAGGCCGTCGCCATGGTGCGCACACTCGCCGCCGCGGCAGTGGCGAGGTCGTCGTAG
- a CDS encoding Rv2175c family DNA-binding protein, which translates to MNDVEALDTRWLSLPEVADALDVRLRDVRTMLAERRLVAVRQGPNDAWSVPADLLTVGEGDAGRVLASLRGTLIQLGDAGLTDVECVIWLFSEDAELGERPIDALRSGRTHAVRRAAQPLAF; encoded by the coding sequence GTGAACGATGTAGAGGCCCTCGACACGAGATGGCTCAGCCTGCCCGAGGTGGCCGACGCCCTTGATGTCCGGTTGCGTGATGTCCGGACGATGCTGGCCGAGCGACGCCTCGTCGCTGTGCGTCAGGGTCCGAACGATGCGTGGTCGGTCCCGGCTGACCTTCTGACGGTGGGGGAGGGGGACGCGGGACGGGTACTGGCGTCACTCCGCGGGACGCTGATCCAGCTCGGTGATGCCGGGCTGACTGATGTGGAGTGCGTGATCTGGCTCTTCTCCGAGGATGCTGAGCTCGGTGAGCGACCGATCGACGCTTTGCGCTCCGGGCGCACGCACGCGGTGCGCCGCGCCGCGCAGCCGTTGGCCTTCTGA
- a CDS encoding lytic transglycosylase produces MTRTTRRTSGRRTSRFTTLGALGAATAVGLGATTVPAAAASEPSSPMPVRGEVLRSSTPHLAPVVSHTPTRRSEVLYTVRAGDTVSHLALRYDTTVRAIIEANDLGSRAIIRIGQTLRIPGTSSSGSSSGSGSSSSGSNSSSSSSSASSHRVVAGDTVSAIAVRYGSTVRAIIQANDLGSNALIRIGQTLRIPGTSSSGSSSSGSGSSSSSGSGSSSSGSNSSSSSSSASSHRVVAGDTVSAIAVRYGSTVRAIIQANDLGSNALIRIGQTLRIPGTSSSGSSSSGSGSSSSSGSGSSSSGSNSSSSSSSASSHRVVAGDTVSAIAVRYGSTVRAIIQANDLGSNALIRIGQTLRIPGTSSSGSSSSGSGSSSSSGSGSSSSGGSSSSGDSDGVVHRVIAGDTVSSIATQYGSTVSAIVEANSLASAALIRVGQQLRVPSGLVSNTFLHYTYGADITAAANANKRALLATSVPSRAEMQQMIRTTAEQMGVDPALALAIAYQESGFNMRAVSPANAIGVMQVIPSSGEWASNLVGRQLNLLNPQDNVTAGIAILRALHRATDDDREAIGGYYQGLGSVQRNGLYDDTRRYVANVQTLMTRYA; encoded by the coding sequence ATGACCCGCACCACCCGCCGCACATCCGGGCGCCGCACGTCCAGGTTCACCACCCTCGGGGCTCTCGGCGCAGCCACAGCGGTCGGCCTCGGCGCGACCACGGTGCCCGCAGCTGCAGCGTCGGAGCCGTCCTCGCCGATGCCCGTGCGCGGTGAGGTCCTGCGCTCATCAACCCCGCATCTGGCGCCCGTCGTCTCGCACACTCCCACCCGGCGCTCGGAGGTGCTCTACACGGTTCGCGCGGGTGACACAGTCAGCCACCTCGCACTGCGCTACGACACCACCGTCCGCGCGATCATCGAGGCCAATGACCTCGGAAGCCGGGCCATCATCCGCATCGGCCAGACGCTGCGCATCCCAGGCACCTCCAGCTCGGGCTCCTCCAGCGGATCCGGTTCCTCCTCCAGCGGTTCGAACAGCTCGAGCAGCTCAAGCTCGGCTTCCTCGCACCGGGTGGTCGCCGGTGACACGGTCTCCGCCATCGCCGTCCGCTACGGCAGCACCGTCCGGGCGATCATCCAGGCCAATGACCTCGGCTCCAACGCCCTCATCCGCATCGGCCAGACGCTGCGCATCCCAGGCACCTCCAGTTCTGGCTCCAGTTCCTCAGGCTCGGGCTCAAGCTCCTCCAGCGGATCCGGTTCCTCCTCCAGCGGTTCGAACAGCTCGAGCAGCTCAAGCTCGGCTTCCTCGCACCGGGTGGTCGCCGGTGACACGGTCTCCGCCATCGCCGTCCGCTACGGCAGCACCGTCCGGGCGATCATCCAGGCCAATGACCTCGGCTCCAACGCCCTCATCCGCATCGGCCAGACGCTGCGCATCCCAGGCACCTCCAGTTCTGGCTCCAGTTCCTCAGGCTCGGGCTCAAGCTCCTCCAGCGGATCCGGTTCCTCCTCCAGCGGTTCGAACAGCTCGAGCAGCTCAAGCTCGGCTTCCTCGCACCGGGTGGTCGCCGGTGACACGGTCTCCGCCATCGCCGTCCGCTACGGCAGCACCGTCCGGGCGATCATCCAGGCCAATGACCTCGGCTCCAACGCCCTCATCCGCATCGGCCAGACGCTGCGCATCCCAGGCACCTCCAGTTCTGGCTCCAGTTCCTCAGGCTCGGGCTCAAGCTCCTCCAGCGGATCGGGCTCAAGCTCCAGCGGTGGTTCCAGTTCCTCGGGTGACTCCGATGGCGTCGTCCATCGGGTCATCGCCGGTGACACCGTCTCCAGCATCGCGACGCAGTACGGCTCGACCGTCAGTGCGATCGTCGAGGCGAACAGCCTCGCCTCCGCCGCACTCATCCGTGTCGGTCAGCAGCTACGCGTTCCGTCCGGGCTCGTGTCCAACACCTTCCTGCACTACACCTACGGTGCAGACATCACGGCCGCTGCGAACGCGAACAAGCGTGCGCTGCTGGCGACCTCGGTCCCCAGCCGCGCCGAGATGCAGCAGATGATCCGCACCACGGCGGAGCAGATGGGTGTGGACCCAGCACTCGCACTGGCGATCGCGTACCAGGAGTCCGGCTTCAACATGCGCGCGGTCTCGCCGGCGAACGCCATCGGCGTCATGCAGGTCATCCCGTCCTCCGGTGAGTGGGCATCCAATCTCGTCGGGCGCCAGCTCAACCTGCTCAACCCGCAGGACAACGTCACCGCAGGCATCGCCATTCTCCGCGCTCTCCACCGCGCCACCGATGACGATCGCGAAGCGATCGGCGGCTACTACCAGGGGCTGGGCTCGGTCCAGCGCAACGGTCTCTACGATGACACCCGGCGCTATGTGGCGAACGTGCAGACGCTCATGACACGCTACGCCTGA
- the pknB gene encoding Stk1 family PASTA domain-containing Ser/Thr kinase has protein sequence MATTVADPLIGRLVDSRYEITARVARGGMATVYQALDRRLDRVVALKVMHAHLAEGTDVAARFRREARAAARLAHPGVVGVYDQGSADELNYLTMEFVDGTNLRAVLRRRGALPVGDALRYTEHVLSALAAAHHAGLVHRDVKPENILVARSGEVKVADFGLARAVTEATAASTGSLLGTVAYLSPEIVTSGAADARADVYAVGAMLYEMLTGRQPFLGETPIQVAYQHVHDDVPDPSESVRWLPLDIDDLVHAFTARDPQDRPADAGAALTLLRRTREGMDVHQLELRADVDGVDTSVEDPVVTATVPATDSVVSDHAGDQSTTGLEQTGTVALPIGAVTVAEPGRPARRRVRRRRGLGLALILILLLGAAGAGVWWYQTIGPGAYAAVPPVSGMTESDALGLLETAGFAPRTTAAFSDDVPQGRVIATDPQAGTDLIRDGEVVVVVSRGVEMLIVPEVVGGTEQEAVRAITDAGFTVDDPVERVYSQDAEAGTVIASSPEEGEEVAHDTPVVLTVSDGPEPIVIPNVVGAAEETAVSELDAAGAAVQIDGRVHDDEVAEGHVLTQDPVAGDGHRGDLVMLTVSLGPELVEVPDVYAEQYDVAAAALEELGFVVERENVLGGVFGTVRSQSVEAGAMQPRGTVIVLSVV, from the coding sequence ATGGCTACCACTGTCGCCGACCCGCTGATCGGCCGCCTGGTCGACAGCAGGTACGAGATCACCGCGCGCGTCGCACGCGGTGGCATGGCGACCGTCTACCAAGCGCTCGACCGTCGCCTCGACCGAGTCGTCGCGCTCAAGGTCATGCACGCCCACCTCGCGGAGGGAACCGACGTCGCGGCACGGTTCCGGAGGGAAGCGCGAGCTGCTGCCCGGTTGGCCCATCCCGGTGTTGTCGGGGTCTATGACCAGGGCAGCGCCGACGAACTGAACTACCTCACCATGGAGTTCGTTGACGGCACCAACCTGCGTGCGGTGCTACGTCGTCGTGGGGCACTACCGGTCGGGGACGCGCTGCGCTACACCGAGCACGTCCTGAGCGCACTCGCCGCCGCCCACCATGCCGGCCTGGTGCATCGCGACGTCAAGCCCGAGAACATCCTCGTGGCACGCAGCGGTGAAGTGAAGGTGGCTGACTTCGGGCTCGCGCGTGCAGTCACTGAGGCGACGGCGGCCTCGACCGGCAGCCTGCTCGGTACCGTCGCCTACCTCTCTCCTGAGATCGTGACCTCGGGTGCGGCTGATGCCAGGGCGGACGTGTACGCCGTCGGAGCCATGCTCTACGAGATGCTGACGGGTCGGCAGCCGTTCCTTGGTGAAACCCCGATCCAGGTCGCCTATCAGCACGTCCATGATGACGTCCCCGACCCCTCCGAATCGGTCCGATGGCTCCCGCTCGACATCGATGATCTCGTCCACGCGTTCACGGCACGGGATCCACAAGACCGGCCGGCTGACGCCGGAGCCGCGCTCACCCTCCTACGCAGGACCAGAGAGGGGATGGACGTCCACCAGCTCGAGCTCCGCGCGGATGTGGACGGAGTAGATACCTCGGTCGAGGACCCGGTCGTGACGGCGACTGTTCCTGCAACGGACTCCGTCGTCAGCGATCACGCCGGAGATCAGTCGACCACAGGACTGGAGCAGACCGGCACCGTCGCCCTCCCGATCGGCGCAGTGACGGTTGCCGAACCCGGTCGGCCCGCCCGCCGCCGGGTCCGTCGCCGGCGCGGTCTCGGCCTCGCTCTCATCCTGATCCTCCTGCTGGGCGCCGCAGGTGCGGGCGTCTGGTGGTATCAGACCATCGGACCGGGCGCCTACGCGGCTGTCCCCCCGGTGTCGGGTATGACCGAGTCCGATGCACTGGGCCTGCTGGAAACCGCCGGGTTCGCCCCACGCACGACCGCAGCGTTCTCTGACGACGTCCCTCAGGGGCGCGTGATCGCCACCGATCCGCAGGCCGGCACCGACCTCATCCGCGACGGCGAGGTCGTCGTGGTGGTCTCGCGGGGGGTGGAGATGCTCATCGTGCCCGAGGTGGTCGGCGGGACCGAGCAGGAGGCTGTCCGCGCGATCACCGACGCGGGTTTCACCGTCGATGATCCGGTCGAGCGTGTCTATTCCCAGGATGCCGAGGCCGGCACGGTCATCGCGTCATCTCCTGAGGAGGGCGAGGAGGTGGCGCATGACACCCCGGTTGTGCTCACCGTCTCCGACGGGCCCGAACCCATCGTGATCCCCAACGTCGTCGGGGCGGCCGAGGAGACCGCTGTCTCTGAGCTAGATGCCGCAGGCGCCGCCGTACAGATCGACGGGCGCGTGCACGATGACGAGGTGGCAGAGGGTCACGTTCTCACGCAGGATCCTGTGGCCGGAGACGGACATCGCGGGGATCTGGTCATGCTCACCGTCTCGCTCGGCCCTGAGCTCGTCGAAGTGCCCGACGTCTACGCAGAGCAGTACGACGTGGCCGCAGCCGCACTCGAGGAGCTGGGCTTCGTCGTCGAGCGGGAGAACGTCCTCGGTGGCGTCTTCGGCACGGTCAGGTCGCAGTCGGTTGAGGCAGGCGCGATGCAGCCGCGAGGAACTGTGATCGTACTCAGCGTGGTGTGA
- a CDS encoding molybdopterin-dependent oxidoreductase, with amino-acid sequence MVGRGEGRDAPLDRVLPPGQRWRSEPELMHYGPVPRPRPDRWAFTVGGSTATGHEHVFDWSDLARLPVHEIVADMHCATRWSALDQRWAGPRAADVLELAPPAVDVRYVLVFAEFGYAANLQVDDLLSARTLLATHMNGEPLPHERGAPMRLIVPHLYTWKGPKWVRGWNYLTDGSAELGFWEQRGYHRRGDAWRQERYAYQEDGPRPGEPLG; translated from the coding sequence GTGGTGGGGCGTGGTGAAGGGCGGGATGCTCCGCTCGACCGAGTGCTTCCGCCAGGGCAGCGCTGGCGGTCCGAGCCGGAGCTGATGCACTACGGGCCCGTCCCTCGACCCCGGCCCGACCGCTGGGCGTTCACCGTGGGTGGATCGACGGCGACCGGCCACGAGCACGTCTTCGACTGGTCCGATCTCGCGCGCCTTCCGGTGCACGAGATCGTGGCGGACATGCACTGCGCCACTCGCTGGTCGGCACTCGATCAGCGTTGGGCGGGTCCGCGAGCGGCGGACGTACTCGAGCTGGCGCCGCCGGCCGTGGACGTGCGCTATGTCCTGGTGTTCGCGGAGTTCGGCTACGCCGCCAATCTGCAGGTGGACGACCTGCTTTCTGCGCGGACGCTGCTCGCTACGCACATGAACGGAGAACCGCTACCTCACGAACGCGGTGCACCGATGCGGTTGATCGTCCCTCACCTGTACACGTGGAAGGGACCGAAGTGGGTACGCGGCTGGAACTATCTGACGGACGGTTCAGCCGAGCTCGGGTTCTGGGAGCAGCGTGGCTACCATCGACGCGGTGACGCGTGGCGTCAGGAACGCTACGCCTACCAAGAGGACGGGCCGCGGCCGGGCGAGCCCCTCGGTTGA
- a CDS encoding class II 3-deoxy-7-phosphoheptulonate synthase: protein MSVLHDPAVLSGLEQWRELPARQQPHWPDPEALHAATDRLETSPPLVFAGEADRLRELLASASRGEAFLLQGGDCAETFSELTADNIRDKVKTILQMAVVLTYGASMPIVKMGRMAGQYAKPRSSDTESRDGVTLPAYRGDIINGYDFTEKARVPDPQRLLDAYHNSATTLNLIRAFTQGGFADLRRVHEWNRGFMENPAYAQYDAFAGEIDRAIRFMAAAGADFDALRTVEFFSSHEGLLLDYERPLTRIDSRTGQPYDCSAHFLWIGERTRQLDGAHVDFFARVRNPIGVKLGPTSTVEDALSLIDRLNPDGEPGRLTFITRMGASKIRDVLPALVEGVTADGRPVTWVCDPMHGNGITSATGYKTRRFGDVIEEVRGFFEVHRSLGTVPGGLHVELTGSDVTEVLGGSEEIDDHALTRRYETLVDPRLNHQQSLEMAFLVAEMLRGA, encoded by the coding sequence GTGAGCGTCCTTCATGATCCAGCCGTCCTGTCCGGTCTCGAGCAGTGGCGCGAGCTTCCGGCTCGCCAGCAGCCACACTGGCCGGACCCGGAGGCCCTGCATGCGGCCACTGACCGCCTGGAGACGTCACCGCCGTTGGTGTTCGCCGGAGAGGCGGACCGGTTGCGTGAACTGCTTGCATCCGCTTCTCGCGGGGAGGCGTTCTTGCTCCAAGGCGGGGATTGCGCGGAGACCTTCAGCGAGCTCACCGCCGACAATATCCGCGACAAGGTCAAGACGATTCTGCAGATGGCGGTCGTCCTGACGTACGGCGCCAGCATGCCGATCGTCAAGATGGGCCGGATGGCGGGACAGTACGCCAAGCCTCGGAGTTCGGATACCGAGTCCCGCGACGGCGTGACGTTGCCCGCCTATCGTGGTGACATCATCAACGGCTACGACTTCACCGAGAAGGCGCGCGTACCGGATCCACAGCGATTGCTGGATGCGTATCACAACTCCGCGACCACGCTGAATCTGATCCGGGCATTCACCCAGGGCGGCTTTGCCGACCTGCGGCGGGTGCACGAGTGGAACCGGGGATTCATGGAGAACCCGGCGTACGCTCAGTACGACGCCTTCGCCGGCGAGATCGATCGGGCGATCCGGTTCATGGCTGCCGCTGGTGCTGACTTCGACGCGTTGCGGACAGTGGAGTTCTTCTCCAGCCACGAAGGTCTGCTGCTGGACTACGAGCGCCCTCTGACGCGGATCGACTCGCGCACTGGGCAGCCATACGACTGCTCGGCACACTTCCTCTGGATCGGCGAGCGGACGCGTCAACTGGACGGTGCCCACGTCGACTTCTTCGCCCGGGTGCGCAATCCGATCGGGGTCAAGCTGGGCCCCACCAGTACCGTCGAGGACGCGCTCTCGTTGATCGACCGCCTCAACCCTGATGGTGAACCCGGTCGTCTCACCTTTATCACACGAATGGGCGCTTCGAAGATTCGGGATGTGCTACCAGCACTGGTGGAAGGCGTCACCGCCGATGGGCGCCCGGTCACATGGGTGTGCGATCCCATGCACGGCAACGGCATCACCTCCGCGACCGGCTACAAGACGCGCCGGTTCGGTGACGTCATCGAGGAGGTGCGGGGATTCTTCGAGGTGCACCGCTCTCTCGGCACTGTCCCAGGTGGTCTGCACGTGGAGCTCACCGGTTCCGACGTGACGGAGGTGCTCGGCGGCAGCGAAGAGATCGACGACCATGCCCTGACCAGGCGGTACGAGACGCTGGTGGATCCGCGACTGAACCACCAGCAGTCCCTCGAGATGGCTTTCCTGGTCGCGGAGATGCTCCGAGGAGCCTGA
- a CDS encoding pyrophosphate--fructose-6-phosphate 1-phosphotransferase translates to MSQNAPIRRIALLTAGGFAPCLSAAVAGLVRRYGDVLPDAEIIAYQYGYHGLLTGNYVVVDEAAREAIDVLDRFGGSPIGNSRVKLTNAKDLVKRGLVNEGEDPLQVAAERLRSDGVDVLHTIGGDDTNTTAADLAAYLEQNDYHLTVVGLPKTIDNDIVPIRQSLGATTAAQQASRFAQNIIGEHRSNPRMLIVHEVMGRHCGWLTAAAARDYRSWWQEQTWNPALGLTQERWDIHAVLLPELKIDLQAEATRLRAIMDEVGNVNIFLSEGAGVPEIVAELEAAGEEVKRDPFGHVMLDTINPGAWFAKQFAELIGAEKVMVQKSGYFSRSAPANEEDLALIRSMTDLAVDTAMAGESGVIGHDEENGDQLTAIAFPRIGGGKAFDVSAGWFVDLLAQIGQPLVPAETTGH, encoded by the coding sequence ATGTCACAGAACGCTCCGATCCGCCGGATCGCACTGCTTACCGCGGGCGGATTCGCGCCCTGCCTGTCCGCTGCCGTTGCGGGGTTGGTGCGTCGCTACGGAGACGTTCTCCCGGATGCGGAGATCATCGCCTACCAATACGGCTACCACGGGTTGCTGACAGGGAATTACGTCGTCGTCGACGAGGCCGCGCGTGAGGCGATCGACGTGCTGGACAGATTCGGAGGTTCACCGATCGGGAACAGCCGGGTGAAACTCACCAACGCCAAGGATCTCGTCAAGCGAGGTTTGGTCAACGAGGGCGAGGATCCGCTGCAGGTGGCTGCAGAGCGACTGCGCTCCGACGGCGTGGACGTGCTCCACACGATCGGTGGTGACGACACCAACACCACCGCTGCTGACCTGGCCGCGTATCTGGAGCAGAACGACTACCACCTGACCGTTGTCGGCCTGCCCAAGACGATCGACAACGACATCGTGCCGATCCGGCAGTCGCTGGGTGCGACCACGGCGGCTCAGCAGGCGTCCCGTTTTGCCCAGAACATCATTGGCGAGCACCGGTCCAACCCCCGCATGCTGATCGTGCACGAGGTGATGGGTCGTCACTGCGGGTGGCTGACGGCGGCGGCTGCGCGGGATTACCGCAGCTGGTGGCAGGAGCAGACGTGGAACCCGGCGCTGGGCCTGACCCAGGAGCGGTGGGATATCCACGCGGTCCTGCTACCCGAGTTGAAGATCGACCTGCAGGCAGAGGCCACCCGCTTGCGCGCGATCATGGATGAGGTCGGCAACGTCAACATCTTCCTCTCCGAGGGTGCTGGTGTGCCGGAGATCGTGGCTGAGCTGGAAGCTGCGGGCGAGGAGGTCAAGCGGGATCCTTTCGGTCACGTCATGCTCGACACCATCAATCCGGGTGCGTGGTTCGCCAAGCAGTTCGCCGAGCTGATCGGTGCCGAGAAGGTGATGGTGCAGAAGTCCGGCTACTTCTCGCGATCCGCGCCCGCGAACGAGGAGGATCTCGCGCTGATCCGTTCCATGACAGACCTTGCCGTCGACACGGCGATGGCGGGGGAGTCGGGCGTGATCGGGCACGACGAGGAGAACGGTGACCAGCTGACCGCGATCGCGTTCCCGAGGATCGGTGGAGGGAAGGCTTTCGACGTCTCCGCCGGCTGGTTCGTCGACCTGCTCGCTCAGATCGGCCAGCCGCTCGTGCCCGCGGAAACCACTGGCCACTGA